One stretch of Thermoproteales archaeon DNA includes these proteins:
- a CDS encoding ASCH domain-containing protein, whose product MAIYILSIKPYFARQIYRGVKKYELRRKVGEIKPYSILIIYESKPVKAITGIVEIGEVKVLSSKTVEALILSGKLEGCKAEDIEYVKGERDVLILEIMKKKCLKKPITLKELRALIPRFNPPLSYLRIDNKPIYDKLIKVINEFLN is encoded by the coding sequence ATGGCTATATACATTTTATCTATTAAGCCATATTTCGCCAGGCAAATTTATAGGGGAGTTAAAAAATACGAGCTAAGGCGAAAAGTGGGCGAGATAAAACCATATTCTATCCTCATAATCTATGAATCTAAACCCGTCAAGGCAATAACCGGAATAGTTGAGATAGGAGAAGTTAAAGTTTTATCTTCGAAAACTGTCGAAGCTTTGATATTAAGCGGTAAGCTTGAAGGCTGTAAAGCTGAAGATATCGAATATGTAAAGGGGGAAAGGGACGTTTTAATCCTAGAGATTATGAAGAAAAAATGCTTGAAAAAGCCGATCACATTAAAGGAGCTTAGAGCTCTTATACCTAGATTTAATCCGCCGCTTAGCTATCTTAGAATCGACAACAAACCTATATATGACAAGCTAATCAAGGTTATAAATGAGTTTCTAAATTAG
- a CDS encoding endonuclease III — translation MGKIKQVVDIIMENFEVTDWWRGSSPFELLIGVILSQKTNWKNVRKALERFKAKFRTVKDVAESPVEEIEKAIRPAGLYRVKAARISKLAKHLVDERGSRLEDILKMPYSRAKMELIKIEGIGPKTADVFLMFARNEQVLPVDTHILRIMKRLGVADKTDYESLRAKLEAEIEPHKRLKAHIALIEFGRKICKAANPLCDTCPVKNYCLFRSNNKTKLE, via the coding sequence ATGGGTAAGATAAAGCAGGTAGTGGATATTATAATGGAAAATTTCGAAGTGACTGATTGGTGGAGAGGGAGCAGTCCCTTTGAGCTGCTAATTGGAGTGATTTTATCTCAAAAAACTAACTGGAAAAACGTTAGAAAAGCGTTGGAAAGGTTTAAAGCGAAATTTAGAACAGTAAAGGATGTAGCGGAATCGCCAGTAGAGGAAATCGAAAAAGCGATAAGACCTGCAGGATTGTATCGTGTAAAAGCTGCGAGAATCTCTAAGCTAGCTAAACATCTAGTAGATGAGCGTGGAAGCAGATTGGAGGATATACTAAAAATGCCATATTCGCGCGCAAAAATGGAGCTTATAAAAATAGAGGGTATCGGTCCTAAAACCGCAGACGTTTTTCTCATGTTCGCGAGAAACGAGCAGGTTTTACCTGTAGACACTCATATTCTCCGGATAATGAAAAGGCTTGGAGTAGCTGATAAAACGGACTATGAGAGTTTACGAGCCAAGCTTGAAGCAGAAATTGAGCCGCATAAAAGGCTTAAAGCTCATATAGCTCTCATAGAGTTTGGTAGGAAAATTTGTAAAGCTGCAAATCCGCTATGCGATACGTGTCCTGTAAAAAATTACTGTCTCTTTAGAAGCAACAACAAGACAAAGCTAGAATAA
- a CDS encoding HesA/MoeB/ThiF family protein, with amino-acid sequence MNYLSDKEFQRYDRQIKIFGVEAQKKLKKSKVTIIGLGGLGSASATYLAALGVGNLRLVDKEKVELSNLNRQVIHWTTDIGKLKTLSAFEKLSKLNPEINIETLNLGVTEENVHEIIKDSDLVMDALDNWKTRFIVNDACVQDKIPFIHAGVREFQGQVFVVKPREGACLRCLLPKIPKEERDVPVVGPIVGVVALIQTVEALKLLTGFGQPQISTLLFYDARIQGIEKIKVKKSQKCPVCSKFG; translated from the coding sequence ATGAACTATTTATCCGATAAAGAATTTCAACGATACGATCGACAAATTAAAATTTTTGGAGTTGAAGCCCAGAAAAAGTTGAAGAAAAGTAAAGTAACCATAATAGGCTTAGGTGGTCTTGGCAGCGCGTCAGCAACTTATTTGGCGGCACTCGGCGTTGGCAATCTACGGCTTGTCGATAAAGAAAAAGTTGAGCTTAGCAATTTAAACCGCCAAGTAATACATTGGACAACCGATATCGGCAAATTAAAAACGTTATCAGCTTTCGAAAAACTTTCCAAACTTAATCCAGAAATAAACATTGAAACATTAAATCTGGGCGTCACCGAGGAAAACGTGCATGAAATTATCAAAGATTCTGATCTCGTTATGGACGCCTTGGACAATTGGAAAACACGATTTATAGTAAACGATGCATGCGTCCAGGATAAAATACCATTTATACATGCAGGAGTTCGCGAATTCCAAGGGCAGGTTTTCGTCGTAAAGCCTAGGGAGGGTGCATGTCTCAGATGTTTGCTGCCTAAAATTCCAAAGGAGGAGAGGGATGTTCCTGTCGTAGGTCCCATAGTTGGTGTTGTAGCTTTAATCCAGACTGTTGAGGCATTAAAGCTACTTACCGGCTTCGGGCAGCCTCAGATAAGCACTCTTCTATTTTACGATGCTAGAATACAGGGTATCGAAAAAATAAAAGTTAAAAAGAGCCAAAAATGTCCCGTATGTAGCAAATTCGGGTAG
- a CDS encoding DUF89 family protein, with protein sequence MKIKAKCIVCLLNVREAELERLSLDPEDKINIMIEITRLYIEILKDRSLTPAEASTRLFRELKKLTKNRDPYLKEKNQANRIAITIYRKLKEKTLGLSDSERLMLAVKASLAGNALDLGVAGYSFKTNSLLEEIEKIEPAIRDVWIFEKVDGLKIVFLLDNCGEAVLDRLLAEELKRRGAYTIAVVKGDTFQNDITINEVEDAGLDKSFDRVISTGTDAASVFLYELPKRVKEELFTADIIVSKGMAHFEYLEEVKAKFDSKIVYLLKAKCKPIAEALKVPLGSYVVRLA encoded by the coding sequence GTGAAAATAAAAGCAAAATGTATCGTATGCTTACTAAATGTTCGAGAGGCAGAGCTCGAACGGCTCTCATTAGATCCCGAAGACAAAATCAACATCATGATTGAAATAACCAGGCTATACATTGAAATATTAAAAGATAGAAGTTTAACCCCGGCTGAAGCAAGCACGCGATTATTTAGAGAGCTTAAGAAATTAACGAAAAATAGAGATCCCTACCTGAAAGAGAAGAATCAAGCAAATAGGATAGCTATTACAATTTATAGAAAGCTTAAAGAAAAAACTCTGGGATTAAGCGATAGCGAGCGTTTGATGTTAGCAGTAAAAGCTTCGCTTGCTGGCAATGCCCTGGATTTAGGCGTTGCCGGCTACAGCTTCAAGACGAACTCTTTGCTTGAGGAAATAGAGAAAATCGAGCCAGCCATACGCGATGTATGGATTTTTGAAAAAGTCGACGGTTTAAAGATTGTTTTTCTTTTAGATAACTGCGGTGAGGCGGTTCTAGATAGACTCTTAGCAGAGGAGCTTAAAAGAAGAGGGGCTTACACAATTGCTGTTGTAAAGGGAGATACTTTCCAAAACGATATAACAATCAACGAAGTCGAAGATGCTGGTCTCGACAAATCCTTCGACAGAGTAATCAGCACCGGTACAGATGCTGCTAGCGTATTCCTTTACGAGCTGCCTAAGAGAGTTAAAGAGGAACTATTTACTGCCGATATTATCGTTTCGAAGGGGATGGCTCATTTCGAGTATCTAGAAGAGGTAAAGGCTAAGTTTGATAGTAAAATTGTGTATCTTCTAAAAGCGAAGTGCAAACCAATAGCAGAAGCTTTGAAAGTTCCGCTCGGCTCCTACGTCGTAAGGTTAGCTTAG
- a CDS encoding bifunctional nuclease family protein, with the protein MENKPKEYSKAEILGVYEVNPPRGAFVVLLEGEDWNGYVLPIMIGMPEASAIQAALEGYIAERPMTHDLIMSMLGALGVTIEKVTIDALINNVFTATIVLNESGKSIYVDARPSDSIALALRANAPIFVARRLIKNAIPKDAVELD; encoded by the coding sequence ATGGAAAATAAACCCAAGGAATATTCAAAAGCTGAAATTCTTGGAGTATATGAGGTCAATCCTCCCAGAGGAGCTTTTGTCGTGTTACTAGAGGGAGAAGATTGGAACGGTTACGTATTGCCCATAATGATAGGCATGCCGGAAGCATCGGCGATACAGGCAGCATTAGAAGGTTACATCGCAGAAAGACCAATGACTCATGATCTTATAATGTCAATGCTGGGAGCTTTAGGCGTTACCATCGAAAAAGTCACTATAGACGCCCTAATAAATAACGTATTCACCGCTACAATAGTACTTAACGAGTCTGGTAAAAGCATATACGTTGACGCTAGACCCTCAGATTCTATAGCCTTAGCTTTAAGAGCAAACGCGCCCATTTTCGTTGCTAGAAGACTAATTAAAAACGCCATACCTAAAGATGCGGTAGAACTAGACTAA